A region from the Aegilops tauschii subsp. strangulata cultivar AL8/78 chromosome 5, Aet v6.0, whole genome shotgun sequence genome encodes:
- the LOC109780943 gene encoding chloroplast envelope quinone oxidoreductase homolog, whose amino-acid sequence MATPAATPPAKMRAVLYDACGGGSAGLKHVEVPVPSAKKNEVLLKVEAAAINPLDCKIQKGDLRPLLPRRLPFIPVTDVAGVVVGVGLGVEGLIVGDQVVAMLKSLNGGGLAEYAVASANLTVRRPPEVCAAEGAGLPIAAGTALQALRSIGAKFHLDGAGSKPLNVLITAASGGVGLYAVQLAKLANLHVTATCGARNMDLVKGLGADEVMDYRTPEGASLLSPSGAKYDGVVHCTVGVSWSSFRPLLSDAGGRVIDITPNLWAILRYILHGVTFSKKRLVPLLVSPNKADLEFLVALLRDGKLKTVIDSRFPLGDAGKAWQTSIEGHATGKIVVDTQS is encoded by the exons ATGGCCACCCCAGCTGCGACGCCGCCGGCGAAGATGCGGGCGGTGCTGTACGACGCCTGCGGCGGAGGCTCCGCCGGCCTCAAG CATGTAGAAGTCCCCGTCCCTTCAGCGAAGAAGAATGAGGTCCTGTTGAAAGTAGAAGCTGCAGCCATCAATCCACTTGACTGCAAGATACAGAAAGGGGACTTGCGGCCTCTGCTGCCTCGTAGACTGCCTTTTATCCCAG TGACAGATGTTGCAGGAGTAGTTGTGGGTGTCGGTCTTGGAGTGGAAGGTCTCATAGTGGGGGATCAAGTTGTGGCCATGTTGAAGTCTCTT AACGGAGGTGGCCTCGCAGAGTACGCTGTGGCATCCGCAAACCTGACTGTGAGAAGGCCACCGGAGGTTTGTGCGGCGGAGGGTGCCGGGCTTCCCATTGCCGCAGGCACTGCGCTCCAGGCGCTGAGGTCCATTGGTGCCAAGTTTCACCTCGACGGCGCCGGCAGCAAGCCTTTAAACGTGTTGATCACCGCAGCCTCCGGCGGCGTAGGCCTGTACGCGGTGCAGCTTGCGAAGCTGGCCAACCTCCATGTCACCGCCACCTGTGGCGCCCGCAACATGGATCTTGTCAAGGGCTTGGGCGCGGACGAGGTGATGGACTACAGGACCCCGGAGGGGGCTAGCCTGCTGAGCCCGTCCGGCGCCAAGTACGATGGCGTGGTTCACTGCACCGTCGGCGTCAGCTGGTCGTCATTCCGGCCGTTGCTGAGCGACGCCGGGGGGAGAGTGATAGACATCACCCCAAACTTGTGGGCCATCCTCAGATATATCCTGCACGGGGTGACATTCTCCAAGAAGCGCCTCGTGCCCCTGCTCGTGTCGCCCAACAAGGCAGACCTGGAGTTCTTGGTCGCCTTGCTCAGGGACGGCAAGCTCAAGACGGTGATCGACTCGAGGTTCCCGTTGGGCGACGCGGGCAAGGCGTGGCAGACCAGTATCGAAGGCCACGCGACTGGCAAGATTGTCGTCGACACACAGAGCTAA